In the genome of Arachis hypogaea cultivar Tifrunner chromosome 9, arahy.Tifrunner.gnm2.J5K5, whole genome shotgun sequence, the window ATTATGAGAATCCCACCCCTGCTCAATGGTTTAGACCTTAAATTAGGCAAATTATTTTGTGACAGTAAAACAGTAATAAACAATGAATTTATATATCTTCAATACAGGTTTAAGGCTAATTTTTTTACCTACAGATAACtttaacataaaatacaaaaatatttaattattttaatatttatactattaTAGTAATAACTTAAAACATATAGTTGACATTTTGGACTAGCTATACCCAATGAATGCTGCAGCTCCCAGTATATGCAAACCAGATAATGCAATCTACATGATTCTATTCAATGGACAACAGGATTAAACTTCTAGAACAGTTTGGATCCACCAAAAAAGTGTAATGCCGCAAATATTATCCTAAGAATGGGTGTCAATGACATGGATTTTGGTCCAGTTTAGAGTCAATTCAATGATACACCAAAGAGAATGCAAAGCAAAGTCCCCAATTCGATTTACCCAACAATGAATTAGCAATCACTAACACTACCGAATGAGCCCCTCACTCCACCCGATGTCTTTTTGGGATGAATTTCGAGTCTTTGCCAGCTGTGTGAACTCTTCTTGGCAATCACTACCTAAAGGCAAAAGAACCATGAAAGGATTCGACATAAACTAGCATCAAGCCATAACAAGAGTACAAACCTCAatcccaaataaaataaaaattagagaatACCAGTAACTTAAACCATTAATTATACCTTATTACAGCACTTCATTGCTATTATACCCCATCAGCGGCGGCGAGATACGGCGAGACACGGGGAGAAGTAGAGTCGCAACGACGGCGCACAGTGAGGAGCAGAGAACCAGCAACCGCTCACGGCAAGGATTAGAGAACGAGCGACCGCAAATGGAGAAGAACAAAGAACGAGTGACGGTGGTAGAAGGAGGTAAGAACCCTAGCAGAGGCAAATGTCTCCTCTTTAAAACTCTCATTAAAaatgaaaaggaagaaagtgTAAAAAACATAAATAGAGAGGTAAATGTCAAATTATGAAttctttcaaaaacaaaaaaatgggtTCTTTTTACAAATTATGGCCTTCTTTTCATATTTCGCCCGCGTGGACAACAGTTTCAAAATTCCCAAAACCTCTGCTCTCTCTGTCTCTCACTCACTCAGCCAAAGAAACTCCTTCTCATGAAGAATGGAAAACCCTAAGACCCTATACCTCTCCTTATCTAAATCCAATTCCAACTTCAACCACAGTGACCTTCTCATTCTTTGCGAAATCCTCTTCGAAAATCTCGGCGCCGCATTCCGAACTCTCTTCTCTGCCCTCCCTCTCTTCCATGACCGTCACGCTGCCGGGTCAGATCCGAATCCGGATCAGAATTCACGGATTTGGCCGCTTGTTGAAGATGCTGCTATCCTTCTTCGCTGCTGCATGGTTTCTCTGACACTCCTTCACTCCGACCAGAAGTTCCTCGTCGACAAGACGCGTTTTCTCCACCGTGCACTCCACGCCTTCGTCTCCGTCGACGTCGCCAATTGCCGCCTGCGCTTCCGGAACTTCGTCTCAGGTGCTGACGTGGAACTATCCGATTCTTGCCGTCCGTTTCTGTGTGCGCTGCTAGAGGCAAGGCTACTACCTGCAACTGCTTCTAGCTTCTGCTTTTGTGGCTATGTTCTCTGCCTGATTAATGTTTCTGATGTTTAATTTAGGATTggttattaatttaaattgttttGTGGAGCTTGTGATTTTGTTTCTTACTTGAAAATTTGGGTCCATTGATTACACATTGCGTTCGAGAATATTAGCAATAGCCACGTTTTCTTTTGATAGCTTTAGTTGGTTGCATGGATTCAACTATACGGTTTCGACTGTAGTAAAAGCAATATTTTGTCCCTTAGAATAATTCAGAGGAAACCGTAAAGTTCTAGTGGCTTCTCTGAAGGTTTTATGAAGTTTAGACTTTTGTTTTAATTGGACCAGCTGTTTTTGGTTTACTTTTCTTGTGGAAGGCCTATTATTTTCCTTTGACATTACCAAATCAGCATAGTTAAGTGTCTACATCTTTTCTTCACTGCAGTCTTCTCTATATATTGTCATTGGCGCTTATTTGTTCTGATGACCAGCCTCATGGTGTGGATGCGCAACAAGATTCAGctttgaaaatattttctttcagttTGTTTGAAGTTTTAGTTTCAATTTGCTTACCATTAATTTTAGTTATAGTTGCAAATGCAATATTCTTGTCACAGCTATCCAAGTTTTTGACGTTTGTAGtcatattttctatatatatatatatatatatatatatatatatatatatatatatatatatatatatatatatattagctgTTTTATTAACTTCCAAACACAAATATGTATAGAAATGTTATGATTCATGTCCAACTAAACTTGAAAGTTATTTCAGGTTTTTGCAGATGAGCTTCTAAGACATCAAACTTTAAGAAGCTATCTCATGCTTGTTGATTCAGTATCTTCCATGGGTGAAAAGCTTTTTGTGCACAATTCCATGCATCATGATTTTGCAAGTGTTCTGTTGGTGATAGCTGCCCATTTTAATCTGTCAGTTTCTAATGAGAATGCTTTTGAGAATTTTGTCAGTAGATTATTTTCGCATTGTGACAAGGATTCTCGATTTCCTGGACTTAGCCCAGCACCTGCCATATCATTGCTTATGGACCCTACTATGCCTTCTGCACCAAAGATGTTCCAGGCACATGTaatctccttggtttctgaagCCATTGATGCTGGCTTAGATTCCACTAGTTTGGCTCCTAATATTAATTGGTACTTAATTGGATTCCAAAAAGCTGTTGTTTTGTACTCTATGCACATTACTCATTTGCAAATTGATCATTTTTACTCCAAATCGAAATGTGGCTATGATTTGTCCCAGCATAAGAAGCGTCATCCAACATTTCAATCTTCTATAACAAATAGCAAATTAAACCAAGTCTTATTGCTGTCAGATAATTCATGCAAAATATCCTCCAAAACAAAAGCCAACATTTTGGCCGATTGCGTTGCTTTTATGAAAGGGAAGCAGTGCATATTTGCTGATTCATGCAGGGGCATGGCTGACTCAATTTTGGAAGGCCTAATTCATCGATCTTTCTCCCAATATCCTTCCAGAGATGGTTTTTGTGTAAAGGAAAATACCAGTGCCAGAGATATCTGTCTTCTTGCATCCATATTGAAGTTCATGGGTGTTTCGTTGATGCAAGCGGTTAAGTGTCTAATTAATAGTGGTGCTTCAGGTTGTTTGAAAACCATGGAAAATACCTCTCTCCACGAGAAATATGGTTCATTGATCAGCCATGTTCGCCATTTTCAAGAAATAAAGTTTTGCTTACCCTTTCAAGCTTTTTTGTGTGATTTGATGAAAATGCAACAAACAACAAGTCACAGTGTTTCAAAATCGATGATTGTGCATTTCTCTGGCTTGCTATATATAAGTTTTAGCAGTGA includes:
- the LOC112711379 gene encoding uncharacterized protein, with the translated sequence MENPKTLYLSLSKSNSNFNHSDLLILCEILFENLGAAFRTLFSALPLFHDRHAAGSDPNPDQNSRIWPLVEDAAILLRCCMVSLTLLHSDQKFLVDKTRFLHRALHAFVSVDVANCRLRFRNFVSGADVELSDSCRPFLCALLEVFADELLRHQTLRSYLMLVDSVSSMGEKLFVHNSMHHDFASVLLVIAAHFNLSVSNENAFENFVSRLFSHCDKDSRFPGLSPAPAISLLMDPTMPSAPKMFQAHVISLVSEAIDAGLDSTSLAPNINWYLIGFQKAVVLYSMHITHLQIDHFYSKSKCGYDLSQHKKRHPTFQSSITNSKLNQVLLLSDNSCKISSKTKANILADCVAFMKGKQCIFADSCRGMADSILEGLIHRSFSQYPSRDGFCVKENTSARDICLLASILKFMGVSLMQAVKCLINSGASGCLKTMENTSLHEKYGSLISHVRHFQEIKFCLPFQAFLCDLMKMQQTTSHSVSKSMIVHFSGLLYISFSSELHLLAKGCIYVIMALMSLIAFEEGDLVSLGPLRHGPLKSCSIVVQSNNTEEGFGYGDKQSIYKVVKQFIGIQKENLRSGSATSYTCNGEAFLDCILGNPKELDDYDELVDFVVCTTGKDYFSWLNNRTRYRKQRHEKMIDQRKIKKKAVMNGKSCKRQKMGRSTKRQIWK